The Syntrophotalea acetylenivorans genome contains the following window.
TACCGCACCGATCTTCGATTCCGGACGCATCAAGGCCAACATCGAAATTCAAGACGCATTGCTCGAGCAGGCTCGGCTGAATTATCAAGCAACTGTGCTGACAGCCCTGGAAGAAGTGGAGAACGCCTTGGTCGCAATCTCCAACAACAACGAGCGACGACAAAAACTGGCCCAAGCCGCAGACTCTGCCCGTGAAACCCTGAAGATAGCCGAGGACCGTTACTCCAGCGGGCTGACCGACTTTCTCACCGTGCTCGACAGCCAGCGATCCCTGCTCAAAATTGAGGATGACCTGGCCAACGGCACCGGCGAACTGACCGGCGCCCAAATCCGACTCTTCAAGGCCCTTGGCGGCGGCTGGTCGCCTACCTCCCCCACGACAGATAGCGAGAATGCGTCATGAGCACTAAAGAATTTGCCCCTATCGACAATGTCCGCGAAACACTCCAGAACTCCCAAAGCCGCGGTGTTCGACCCCGCCGCAGAACCGTCGCCGTTATAGCTTTCGCGGTGTTACTGCTGATCGCGGGCTATGTATGGCTGCGCGGCAACGGCGATCCCCATAAAACCCACTACCTGAATCAAAAGGCGACCCGTGGGACCCTGGTGGTCAAGGTCACCGCCACCGGCAATCTAGAACCGACCAATCAGGTGGAGGTCGGCAGCGAGATGTCCGGCACCATCGCCACGGTTTACGTCGATGACAACGACCGAGTAACCAAGGGCCAGGCGCTGGCCGTGCTCGACCTGACCAATTTCAAAAATGCGGTGGCCCGATCGCAAGCCGCCGTCGCCGTTGCCAAAGCCAGCCTGCAACAGACCCAGGCCACTATTGAGGAAGCAGGTTCCAAGCTTGCCCGTTACCGGGAAGTCTTTCACCTGTCCGGCGGCAAGGTGCCGTCAAAGACCGAAATGGAAGCGGCCGAAGCCGAGTTTGCCCGTGCCGAAGCCAACGTAGCAAGCGCTCGGGCCAACATTGCCGAGGCCGAGGCCACCCTGAACAGCGACCAAACCGATCTCGACAAGGCCACCATCCGCTCGCCGATCGACGGCGTGGTGCTGGAGCGGTCGGTCGACCCCGGTCAGGCGGTGGCCGCGTCGCTGCAGGCCGTAACCCTGTTTACCCTCGCCGAAGACCTCTCCCAAATGGAACTTGAGGTGGATGTGGACGAAGCCGACGTCGGCCAGGTGAAGACCGGGCTCAAGGCCAGCTTCACCGTCGACGCCTGGCCCGAACGAACCTTCAAGGCGACCATCACCCGCGTCGGCTTAAATGCCTCCGACGGCGACGGCGTTATCTCCTACCCCACCGTGCTGCAGGTTGCCAATGACGACCTCAGCCTGCGTCCGGGAATGACCGGCATCGCCGAAATAACCACCATCACCCGCGAGAACGCTCTGCTGGTCCCCAACGCCGCGCTGCGCTTCAGCCCCCCGGCCCAGACGGCGAACAAGACCTCCCGCAGCAGCCTGCTCGGCTCCCTGATGCCGCGCCCCCCCGGTCGCGGCCAGCAGGATAAGCCCCAGACTGCCGCCAAAGACAGCGGACAGACGGTCTGGATACTGCGCGAGGGCCAAGCCGTACCGCTGCAGGTCACCACAGGAACCAGCAACGGCCAGGTCACCGAAATCCTCGGCGACCCGTTGCAGGAGGACATGGAAGTCATCACCGAAACAGCGAGCGCCCAATCATGAGCACCTATACGCCTTTGATCCAACTGTCCTGCATTACCAAGACTTACGGCCGCGGTCAGGCAGCGTTCCAGGCCCTGAAAGGGATCGACCTGACTATCGAAACGGGCGATTTCGTCGCTGTCATGGGACCCAGCGGGTCCGGTAAATCCACCACCATGAACATCCTCGGCTGCCTCGACACTCCCAGCGGAGGAAGCTATCAATTCCAAGGACTGAACGTTGAGGGGATGTCGCGCAACCAGCGGGCGCTGCTGCGTCGCCATTTTCTCGGTTTCGTCTTTCAGGGCTTCAACCTGCTGCCCCGCACCACCGCACTGGAGAATGTTGAGCTGCCCCTGATCTACCGCGGCGAGCCGGTTGCCGGACGCCATGCTGCGGCCCGCGCCGCTCTGGAGAAAGTGGGGCTGCAGGGTTGGGAACATCACACCCCGGCCGAACTGTCCGGCGGCCAGCAGCAGCGAGTCGCCATTGCTCGTGCCATTGCCACCTGTCCGGAGGTGTTGCTGGCTGACGAGCCCACCGGCAATCTCGACAGCCAAACCAGCCGGGAAATCATGGAACTGATCAGCAACTTCAACCGCGAGCAGGGCATCACCGTGCTCATGGTCACCCACGAGTCCGACATGGCGCACTACGCCAAACGAGTCGTCCGTTTCGTCGACGGCCGGATCGACCAGGACTTTCGCAACGGGGAGGTGGTCTGATGTGGTGGAACACCTTTCTGCTCGCCCTGCGCTCCATTCGCCGCAACTTGATGCGTTCTTTCCTGACCATCCTCGGCATCGTCATCGGTGTCGCCGCGGTTATCACCATGGTCACCCTCGGCAACGGCGCCACCCGGTCGGTGTCCGAGCAGATCTCCAGCATGGGCAGCAACCTGCTTATGGTGATGCCGGGCCAGCGTTTCGGACCCGGCTCCGACGAGGCGGCAAAGTTCAAAAGCGCCGACGTCGAAGCCATTCGCAACCAGATCAGCGGCGTCAAGCTGGTCTCGCCGGTAGTGAACAAGTCAGCGGTCGCCGTCTACCAGGCCGACAACTGGTCCACAATGGTCTCCGGCAGCAATGGGGATTACTTCGATGTGGGAAATTGGGAGCTGGAAGCCGGCAGGGTCTTTAACGAAACGGAGCAGCGCAGCGGTAAGGCGGTGTGCGTAATCGGCGAGACGGTGCGCGAGAAGCTGTTCGGCGGTCAAAATCCGGTGGGCGCCGACATTCGCATCAAACAGTTCTCCTGCCAGGTCATCGGCCTGCTCAAATCGAAGGGCCAGTCGGCCATGGGAAGCGACCAGGACGACACGGTGGTCATGCCCCTGCGCACCGTCCAGCGCCGCCTCGCCGGCAGTCAGGACATCGGTCGCATCATGGTTTCGGTAAGCGACAGCGATTCCATCGACACGGTCACGACCCAGCTCACTCTATTGCTGAGAGAGCGACGCAACATCGACGAGAACGAAGACGACAACTTTAAGGTGATGGACACCCGGCAGCTTGCAGAAACCCTCACCAGCACCACCAAGATCCTCACCATGCTGCTCGGTGCGGTAGCGGCGGTCAGTCTGCTGGTGGGCGGCATCGGCATCATGAACATCATGCTGGTGTCGGTGACCGAGCGAACCCGCGAGATCGGGACCCGCCTCGCTATCGGCGCACTGGAAAGGGAAGTGCTGATGCAATTCCTCATCGAGGCGGTGGTACTGTCCAGCCTCGGCGGCCTGACCGGCATCGTGCTGGCGACCGGGGCCTCCCTGTTTCTGGCCGGGCTGATGGGCATCCCCTTTCTGTTCGACCCGGGCATCAACCTTGTGGCCTTCCTGTTTTCCGCGGCCATCGGCGTGATCTTCGGCTTTTTCCCGGCGCGCCGCGCGGCCGGCCTCAATCCCATCGATGCCCTGCGCCACGAATAGCAGGCTGTTGAAAAACCGCCTTGAAGCCCACGGAAGGGCGGTTCAACATCCTGACAACCGAGAATCAGTCGATACAGGCCAGGCCGCTAAACTCATCGTCGGACGCGGTAATGAACTCGTCAATTCGATCCTCCGGCAAGTTGGCCATCTCACCGAGAGTCGTGGTCTTCAGGGTATCGATCTCCCACTCGGTAGTGTTGTAGGTGGTGTGATAAAAAGACAAACACTTCTCTTCCTTCAGCCCCATCTCCAGAAATTGGCGGGCCCCCTGACGAATCAACCTCAACTTGCGACGGATGTCAGACAGTCCAACCACAGTCCAGACCCCCAACACGATGGGGCTCTCCAGGTTCTTCACATCGCCGACAAATTCACCGCGCAGTAGATCATTACGATCCACCCCCAGATAGGGGACGAAATCCATATGCTCGGCAAGTTTGCGTTCGCTGGAGAAGAAGCGACCGCTGACAGGGTCGAGGGTAAAAATGATATGGTGCTGGATGTCCTGGCCATAGCTCTTGAACAGCATGCCTTTGAAAGCATCAAAATCGAATTTCTTGGCCAGAAAGGTCTCGTTGCGCTTGATGCGCTTGAGGATGGTCGCCAACCAGATCTTGATAATCTGTTGGTCGATACGGCACTTGTCCAGCTCCTGCTTGAGATACTGCCAGTTGTGCCCGCCGTAGCGGTAAAGCAAAACGGTGCGGTAGATATCGCGCACGTTGTTATAGCGGCTGAACTGGTTGATCAGGTCGTAGCTGAAGATCTCCATCTGCCGCAGCTGCCAGATAAACACCGCCACCTGAATTCGGCTGCTGCGTGCAGTCACCAACACCCGCTGAGAAATCTTGAACAACGAGATGTAGCGGGATTCGAGCACCGCCATCAGGTTGCTGCTGCTGCGGGTGCTGCGTTTCAGGGCGATGGTCCAGCGGGTAAAGCGGCCCGGTTCGCTCTCCACCACGATGTTGTTCCTGCCGAAGGAGGAGAATATCTGCCGGGTACCGAGCCCTTCCCCCTCCTTAGTGGTCTTGCCTACGAACAGCGGCAGGCCGTCCTCCCCCTTCTCCAACCGCTCCGGTTCGATGCCGAGGCCGTTGTCCTCGATGATCAGCGTCACCCCTTCCGGGTGCGGTTGCAAAATAATATCGATCAGTCCCCGCCGGCAGGCACCGGCGATGGCGTCCAGGGCATTAGAGACGATGTTGATCAGCGCCCGGCTGTAGTTGATATAGTTGCCGGCCACCTCCGGCACGTTGCCGCCCAGGGTCAGCCGAATGTCGCAAGCCACCGCCGCGGTCTCGATCACCGGAATGACCCGTTCCTGAATCAGCTCCTTGATGTCCACCTTGTGCATCTCGGAGATCTTGTCCTCGTAGACGTTCAAGGTGTTGAGCAGCGCCGTCGTCTCCCGGTTAACGTCCTCCACTACCTTATGGAAGTTATCGACGGAAATCACCCCGATCATGTCCAGCAGCACTTTAAGGGATTTGCGCGCGTCGTGACGCACCCGGCTCAGCTGCTCCGCCAGGGAAAAATCCTTGCCGCGCAGCCGGGTCATGCGCTCGGCAATAGTCTGCGCCTGCCCCGCCAGCAGAGAAAAAGTCATCTTGCGATAGACGGTGCTCTCTTCATACTTAAAAGCCCGCGCGGTGTAAAAGGACACCACGCTGCCGAGCTTTTCCCATACATAAAGGTAGATGGTGCTCTCGGGGGGCACCTCTCGGGCCAGCTTTTCGACAAAGGCCGAACCGATACCCTTGCCCCGACCAAAAGGACTGGTCACCTGAGTATAGATGTGAAAGCGAGTCTGCTTTTTATTGGAATAGACTACCATGTAGCCGAGAATCTCCCCCTCCTCGTCCCACACGTAGCTGTGCCGGTAATCCTTGTCGATCTTCTTGTCCTTGACGTAGGGCGACGGGATCAGCACCGTATCGATGTTCAGAAACGGAATCTTGCGGATGCGCTGCTCGTCCTCCGGAGTCAAACCGCGGATATAGGGAAATTCAGGTTTTTCTTCAGCCATGATGCGGATTCGCCTTTCTTTCAAAAACTTCCGTAACTCACCAAATAAACAGTCGGATTCATTATAGTTGGTATCAAAATATTGTAACGCGGATGTTGCTTAATTGCACTCTTTGCTTCACGTAGAAGCTGCAGCTGACCACAGTGGACAGCATTATTTTTCAGTTTGACAATCCATTTAAGCCAGACAAAGATGATTTTTTATTTAATTGGCCCACAACTATCTAACTGCTTTTGCAGGTAAGCTGAAACGATAACAATAGCCAGGCGACATGCATGATATACATAAAACAGAGAGGCATTTAAGAACACCTCGGCGGTGGCATTGCAGCTGCCTCTTTGTTCGGTATTTATCACGGAGTTAACCCAAAAAGGAGAGACACCACATGCAACCCCGCATCAGCATGATCACTCTGGGAGTTCGAGAGCTCGCCGCATCGGTGAAGTTCTATGAAGAAGGGCTGGGCTTCCCGCGCATGGACTCTCCTCCCGAGGTGGCCTTTTTCACTCTCAACGGCACTTGGCTGGGATTGTACGGCCGGGACGCGCTGGCAGAAGACGCCACGGTATCGGCTGAAGGTTCGGGCTTTGCCGCTGTCTCATTGGCTCATAATGTCCCGTCGGAAGAGGAAGTAGACGAAGTGATGAATCAGGCCCTTGCGGCTGGTGCGACGCTGGTCAAGCAACCACAGAAGGTATTCTGGGGCGGCTACAGCGGCTACTTCAAGGACCCCGACGGCCACCTGTGGGAGATCGCCCACAACCCCCACTTTTGGGTGGGTCCGGTTGACGAGGACAATTGACATGGAAATGGCCCCGTTGTCAGGACAGTTTGGCAGCCTAAACAAGGCGGATCGCCATGGGGTTCAGGCCGCCATGCAGCGCCATCAAGTCCCTATTTAGAAGATCAAAAAATATTTCATCCGAAGACCCAAATAAGGCTATTTTTCCGCTATAAAAATCGGTTATATTGCAACAAATTTTACACCCCCTCTGGGCCTTGCCTTCGAGGGGGTGATTTCGTCGGTTGGAGGTCAGGTGGCCATGGAAATGTCGGCGAGTATGCGCGATCGGTTGATCGCGGCAAACCAGCGGGAATACGGGGAGCGCTATGAGCAGTTGCGCTTTCCTGCCCCAGCAGAAGCGCAACGGGCTCTGGCCCGCCGCGCCGAGTTGCTGGATGATTTGTACGGGCGGGTGGTAGTCGGTAACGGCGGCACCAAGCTCGATTGCACCGGCCTGTCGCCGGGTTGCCGTATTTGCGCCGAAGGGGGTTGGTCCTGCCTATTTATCACCGGCCGCTGCAACTGTCGCTGTTTTTACTGCCCCACAGGCCAGACCGAAAACGACCTGCCAACCACCAATGCGGTGGATTTTCGTACTCCGGCCGACTATGTCGGTTATCTAGAGCGCTTCGGCTTTCGCGGTGCCAGCATCAGCGGTGGCGAACCGCTGATGAACCCCAAACGTTCACTGGCTTATGTGCGTGCCATAAAAAAACACTTCGGTGACGCCATGTACGTCTGGCTTTACACGAACGGCACCTTGGCCGACGAAGACCTGCTCCGTCAGTTGGCCGATGCGGGGCTTGACGAAATCCGCTTCGACATCGGCGCTAACGATTATCAGCTCGACAAACTGCGACTGGCCGCCGGGGTGATCCCAACCCTCACCGTGGAAATTCCCGCCATCCCTGAAGATCTGCCGCGCCTCAAGGGGATGCTGGGCGAACTGCGCGACGCCGGGGTCATGCACCTTAACTTGCACCAGATGCGTCTCACTCCCTACAACTTCGAACATCTGGCCCAACGCGGCTACACCTTTCTGCACGGAGAGAAGGTAACGGTTCTCGAATCGGAACTGACCGCCCTGGAGGTGCTGCAATACAGCCTCGACAACAACATCGGCCTGCCGGTCAACTATTGCTCTTTTGTGTTTAAAAACCGCTATCAAAGCCAAGCGGGTCGCCTGCGCAACAGTCGGTTCATGGTCAAGTCTTTCGAATCCGTCACCCAAAATGGCTATATTCGCACCCTGACCCTGCTTGGCGAAGCGGCGGTGGTAACTCGGCAGATCGAAAGTTTCAAAACAATGTCCATAGATGACAGTCTGTGGAACAAGGGGAATGGTCCTGATAAGCTTCTCATTCATC
Protein-coding sequences here:
- a CDS encoding TolC family protein, coding for MAAQTARLGEAEAERYPSFKLTGSIGLEALTLSALGNGSSALYSLLGSITAPIFDSGRIKANIEIQDALLEQARLNYQATVLTALEEVENALVAISNNNERRQKLAQAADSARETLKIAEDRYSSGLTDFLTVLDSQRSLLKIEDDLANGTGELTGAQIRLFKALGGGWSPTSPTTDSENAS
- a CDS encoding GNAT family N-acetyltransferase, giving the protein MAEEKPEFPYIRGLTPEDEQRIRKIPFLNIDTVLIPSPYVKDKKIDKDYRHSYVWDEEGEILGYMVVYSNKKQTRFHIYTQVTSPFGRGKGIGSAFVEKLAREVPPESTIYLYVWEKLGSVVSFYTARAFKYEESTVYRKMTFSLLAGQAQTIAERMTRLRGKDFSLAEQLSRVRHDARKSLKVLLDMIGVISVDNFHKVVEDVNRETTALLNTLNVYEDKISEMHKVDIKELIQERVIPVIETAAVACDIRLTLGGNVPEVAGNYINYSRALINIVSNALDAIAGACRRGLIDIILQPHPEGVTLIIEDNGLGIEPERLEKGEDGLPLFVGKTTKEGEGLGTRQIFSSFGRNNIVVESEPGRFTRWTIALKRSTRSSSNLMAVLESRYISLFKISQRVLVTARSSRIQVAVFIWQLRQMEIFSYDLINQFSRYNNVRDIYRTVLLYRYGGHNWQYLKQELDKCRIDQQIIKIWLATILKRIKRNETFLAKKFDFDAFKGMLFKSYGQDIQHHIIFTLDPVSGRFFSSERKLAEHMDFVPYLGVDRNDLLRGEFVGDVKNLESPIVLGVWTVVGLSDIRRKLRLIRQGARQFLEMGLKEEKCLSFYHTTYNTTEWEIDTLKTTTLGEMANLPEDRIDEFITASDDEFSGLACID
- a CDS encoding ABC transporter ATP-binding protein — translated: MSTYTPLIQLSCITKTYGRGQAAFQALKGIDLTIETGDFVAVMGPSGSGKSTTMNILGCLDTPSGGSYQFQGLNVEGMSRNQRALLRRHFLGFVFQGFNLLPRTTALENVELPLIYRGEPVAGRHAAARAALEKVGLQGWEHHTPAELSGGQQQRVAIARAIATCPEVLLADEPTGNLDSQTSREIMELISNFNREQGITVLMVTHESDMAHYAKRVVRFVDGRIDQDFRNGEVV
- a CDS encoding radical SAM protein; this encodes MEMSASMRDRLIAANQREYGERYEQLRFPAPAEAQRALARRAELLDDLYGRVVVGNGGTKLDCTGLSPGCRICAEGGWSCLFITGRCNCRCFYCPTGQTENDLPTTNAVDFRTPADYVGYLERFGFRGASISGGEPLMNPKRSLAYVRAIKKHFGDAMYVWLYTNGTLADEDLLRQLADAGLDEIRFDIGANDYQLDKLRLAAGVIPTLTVEIPAIPEDLPRLKGMLGELRDAGVMHLNLHQMRLTPYNFEHLAQRGYTFLHGEKVTVLESELTALEVLQYSLDNNIGLPVNYCSFVFKNRYQSQAGRLRNSRFMVKSFESVTQNGYIRTLTLLGEAAVVTRQIESFKTMSIDDSLWNKGNGPDKLLIHPQLMGKIDSRAFRLQVGYASCRQLPSISYHNPFVTIPVSPTKSVIIERGRAAADVELGEEAQERFISFFLSGDNSSPMIAGNDSLAELVPFEHGRQGLQDYF
- a CDS encoding ABC transporter permease, producing MWWNTFLLALRSIRRNLMRSFLTILGIVIGVAAVITMVTLGNGATRSVSEQISSMGSNLLMVMPGQRFGPGSDEAAKFKSADVEAIRNQISGVKLVSPVVNKSAVAVYQADNWSTMVSGSNGDYFDVGNWELEAGRVFNETEQRSGKAVCVIGETVREKLFGGQNPVGADIRIKQFSCQVIGLLKSKGQSAMGSDQDDTVVMPLRTVQRRLAGSQDIGRIMVSVSDSDSIDTVTTQLTLLLRERRNIDENEDDNFKVMDTRQLAETLTSTTKILTMLLGAVAAVSLLVGGIGIMNIMLVSVTERTREIGTRLAIGALEREVLMQFLIEAVVLSSLGGLTGIVLATGASLFLAGLMGIPFLFDPGINLVAFLFSAAIGVIFGFFPARRAAGLNPIDALRHE
- a CDS encoding VOC family protein codes for the protein MQPRISMITLGVRELAASVKFYEEGLGFPRMDSPPEVAFFTLNGTWLGLYGRDALAEDATVSAEGSGFAAVSLAHNVPSEEEVDEVMNQALAAGATLVKQPQKVFWGGYSGYFKDPDGHLWEIAHNPHFWVGPVDEDN
- a CDS encoding efflux RND transporter periplasmic adaptor subunit — protein: MSTKEFAPIDNVRETLQNSQSRGVRPRRRTVAVIAFAVLLLIAGYVWLRGNGDPHKTHYLNQKATRGTLVVKVTATGNLEPTNQVEVGSEMSGTIATVYVDDNDRVTKGQALAVLDLTNFKNAVARSQAAVAVAKASLQQTQATIEEAGSKLARYREVFHLSGGKVPSKTEMEAAEAEFARAEANVASARANIAEAEATLNSDQTDLDKATIRSPIDGVVLERSVDPGQAVAASLQAVTLFTLAEDLSQMELEVDVDEADVGQVKTGLKASFTVDAWPERTFKATITRVGLNASDGDGVISYPTVLQVANDDLSLRPGMTGIAEITTITRENALLVPNAALRFSPPAQTANKTSRSSLLGSLMPRPPGRGQQDKPQTAAKDSGQTVWILREGQAVPLQVTTGTSNGQVTEILGDPLQEDMEVITETASAQS